The following proteins are encoded in a genomic region of Tenebrio molitor chromosome 7, icTenMoli1.1, whole genome shotgun sequence:
- the LOC138135277 gene encoding uncharacterized protein encodes MNNFDTEKFINEVQNRPWLWDTSVADYSNREVKKKGWEELVNIFGGTELSVTNKRELGQTLQKRWKSIRGCFTREVKRQKEVKSGSAAGSRKSEYQYFKQLQFLQKVVAVRDISEEPAEDLQHDEETADRWQRAKRSKKRHKITDPEDDPCIKARNNSIEKMEQLERAEEDEDRMFLLSLLGPLKSVPQEKKMTTKIKIMTIVNEATQVDNYTHKSEVPT; translated from the exons ATGAACAATTTCGATACCGagaaatttataaatgaaGTGCAAAATAGGCCCTGGCTTTGGGATACTTCCGTCGCGGATTATTCCAACCGTGAAGTGAAGAAAAAAGGCTGGGAGGAACTTGTGAACATATTTGGAGGAACAGAGTTAAGtgtgacaaataaaagagAATTAG GACAGACGCTACAGAAAAGGTGGAAAAGTATAAGAGGGTGTTTTACGCGAGAAGTAAAACGTCAAAAAGAAGTGAAATCCGGATCTGCTGCAGGATCGCGTAAAAGCGAATATCAGTATTTCAAGCAATTACAATTCCTGCAAAAAGTGGTTGCTGTTAGAGACATCTCGGAAGAGCCTGCGGAAGACTTACAGCATGATGAAGAAACAGCAGATCGTTGGCAAAGAGCAAAACGAAGTAAGAAAAGACACAAAATCACTGATCCCGAAGATGATCCCTGTATTAAAGCGCGAAATAACTCCATCGAAAAGATGGAACAACTTGAGAGAGCAGAGGAAGACGAAGACAGAATGTTTTTACTTTCTTTGTTAGGTCCACTGAAAAGTGTGCctcaagagaaaaaaatgacaacgaaaattaaaataatgactATAGTTAATGAAGCTACACAAGTGGACAACTATACTCATAAAAGTGAAGTACCTACTTAA